A window of Egibacteraceae bacterium genomic DNA:
AGCGCGACGACATCGAAGAAGGCGCATTCGGCCGCCAGTTCGCCCGCACCCCCTACGCCTGCTCCTTCTACGGAGCGGGAGACACGTTCATCCTTGTGGCCCTCCACGTGCTCTACGGCCGTTCGCCGGCGCAGCGGGTCGGCGAACTACGCGCGATCGCGCGGTGGCTGGCGGAGTGGGCCAGCACCGTCAACGCCTACCACCACAACCTCATCGCGTTGGGTGACTTCAACATCGACCGCAAGGACGACCCGTTGTACCAGGCGTTGACCTCTACCGGCCTGACGGTGCCGGCCGCCTTGCATGAAGTCCCGCGCACCATTTTCGGCTCGCCCACAACCAACCACTACGATCAGATCGCCTGGTTCGCCAGCGAGACCGGCAAGATCCCGAAGCTGTCGCTGCAGCCCACAGGCCAAGCCGGCAGCTTCGACTTCACCGGGCTGGTCCACCGCGACCTCACCCGCCAGCAGATGTCGTGGCGCATCTCCGATCACTTGCCACTGTGGGTCGAGTTCGCCCACTAAATCAAGCACGGCACCGGGCCGCTGGCGAAAGTGACGCAAACCACCAGGGACGTGGTCGCGGTGACGCAGTGCTCCGGTCGCTACCGCTAGCCGCTAGCGCAGCCGAGATTTCAGCGAATCCCGAAAGGTTCCGGCGACCCTCGATGCCGCGGAAACCAGCCTGATGGTTACCAGCATGATGCGCCGGGTCGGCTGACGCCGCCGCTTCGCCTCCCGTGTCCGGGACAGGTGGCGTCTATCCTGCGGATCATGCGGAATGAACAGGAACTGCTCGTTGCGATCGCCAAGCGCACCCGAGCCACGATGCCCCGCACGGTGGCGCTGCTGCATGAAGCGGGATCGGTGACGGCCGCGATGGGCGGCGGCGGCGACGTCGACGAGGACACGCGTCGCGAAGTGGTGGGCGACGTCACCAGCGAGGACCTCGAGTGGGCGCAGAAGTTGGTCGCTGAGGCGGAGGAGGCCGGAGCACGACTGGTCACCATCTTCGACGACGCCTACCCCGCGAACCTTCGGGACGTCCACGACCAGCCCCCGTTCCTCTTCTACAGCGGCGATCTGCGGCCGGGGGGTGACCGGCGGGCCATCGCCGTCGTTGGAACCCGCCAGGCCACCGACGGCGGGCTCGAGCAGGCGCACCGGCTCGGGCATGACCTCGCCAAGGCGGGCGTCACCGTCGTCTCGGGGCTGGCCGCCGGCATCGACACAGCCGCCCACCGCGGCGCTCTCGAGGCGGGCGGGCGCACCATTGCCGTCTTCGGCACCGGCATCCGTCGCGTCTACCCCGCCGAGAACCGGGACCTCGCCGTGGAGGTGAGCCGCTCGGGCGCCTGCGTGTCGCAGTTCTGGCCGAACAGCCCCCCGACTCGCCGGAGCTTCCCTCAGCGCAACGTGGTCACCTCCGGGCTGTCGGTCGGCACGGTGGTGGTCGAGGCGAGTGGCAAGTCGGGCGCAGCTCAGCAGGCACGGCACGCGCTCAAGCACGGTCGGCGGCTGTTCCTCGTCGAATCGCTCGTCCGTGAGGACTGGGCCCGCGAGCTCGTCGGGCGGCCGGGTGTCACGGTCGTGCACGACGTCGATGAGGTCTTGCAGGTTCTCGACGAGCTCAGCGACCCTGGCCGAGGCCCGCACGAGAGCGTGCAGCTGACCTTGGCGTGAGCGCCGGCGCCCACATCACCGACCTGTGGATGCCTCATCTCGTCCCGCCGCTGACCGCTGGGGCCGACGTGTGCCCCATCTGCCACGCCCACCGCGCACCGGACTTCGACGAGTGCTGGACGTGCGGTCAGACCGCGTCGATCGCCGGC
This region includes:
- a CDS encoding DNA-processing protein DprA — protein: MRNEQELLVAIAKRTRATMPRTVALLHEAGSVTAAMGGGGDVDEDTRREVVGDVTSEDLEWAQKLVAEAEEAGARLVTIFDDAYPANLRDVHDQPPFLFYSGDLRPGGDRRAIAVVGTRQATDGGLEQAHRLGHDLAKAGVTVVSGLAAGIDTAAHRGALEAGGRTIAVFGTGIRRVYPAENRDLAVEVSRSGACVSQFWPNSPPTRRSFPQRNVVTSGLSVGTVVVEASGKSGAAQQARHALKHGRRLFLVESLVREDWARELVGRPGVTVVHDVDEVLQVLDELSDPGRGPHESVQLTLA
- a CDS encoding endonuclease/exonuclease/phosphatase family protein; protein product: MPTIRDTPPKAVAGELADLDDALDDAIPARRVDRNLLVATWNLRAFGGLTDKWVAGDDDSPKRDLAGLRAVGQIVSRFDVVALQEVRGNLRALRHLLAWLNRAGDTWGLLLTDVTRGAAGNDERMAFLYDTRRVKPSGLACELVVPPERDDIEEGAFGRQFARTPYACSFYGAGDTFILVALHVLYGRSPAQRVGELRAIARWLAEWASTVNAYHHNLIALGDFNIDRKDDPLYQALTSTGLTVPAALHEVPRTIFGSPTTNHYDQIAWFASETGKIPKLSLQPTGQAGSFDFTGLVHRDLTRQQMSWRISDHLPLWVEFAH